The Thermomonospora curvata DSM 43183 DNA segment TTCAACCTGGCCGGCATGATGACCGGCCAGTCGATCATCTTGGTCGGGATGATGACCGAGGGCATCCACACCCCCTGGCTGGCCGACCGCGACCTGGCGCTGGAGAACGTCCGCTACGTGCGCACCGCCGCCGGGAAACTGGCCGAGGACTTCCAGCCCCGCCCCGACGGGTTCATCGCCCAGCGCGCCCGCCGGGTGCTGGCCGAATCGGTGGAGCTGCTGGAACGCATCTGCGACGACGGGCTGCTGAAGGCCATCGCCGACGGCACCTTCGGCGTCACCCGCCGTCCCCCCGACGGCGGCAAGGGCGGCGACGGCGTCGCCGAACGCGCCGACGACTACTACAACCCCGCCATCGACATCCTGGAGTCCACCCGCCCGGCCGACCGCCACGACGCGGAGGTGCCCGCATGACCACCGCAACACCCGCCCAGCCGATCCGCCCCTACGGCGACACCACCGGCGACGGCATGGTGCAGGTGTCCTTCACCCTGCCCGTCCCGCACGGCAGGCGCGCCGAGGCCGCCGCCTTGCAGCTGGCCGCCGCCATGGGCCTGCAACCGGCCAGCGTCGTGCACTCCAAGGCCATGGGCCCGGACTTCACCTTCTTCATCATCTACGGCCGCGTCCGCCACGTGATCGACTATGCGGCCATCCCCGAACCCGAGGGCCGCCGCTACCCGCTGCTGACCGCATCAGAGGTCAATCTGGCCATCCGCAGCGCCCTGGGCCGCCGCCTGGTGGTGGTCGGCGCCTGCATCGGCACCGACGCCCACACCGTCGGCATCGACGCCATCCTCAACGTCAAGGGCTTCGCCGGGGAAAAAGGCCTGGAGTACTACCGGGAGATCCACGTGATCAACATGGGCGCCCAGGTCCCCGTCGAGGACCTGGTGGCCCGCGCCGTCGCCGAACGGGCCGACGCCGTCCTGGTCTCCCAGGTCGTCACCCAGCGCGAGGCCCACCTGCACAACACCCGGCACATGGCCCAGGCCTTCCGCCGGGCCTACCCCGATGCCCACGGACCCGGCCGCGGCCGCCCCCTGCTGGTGGTCGGCGGCCCCCGCTTCGACACCGTCACCCCCGACCAGCTGGGCGTCGATGCGATCTTCGGCAAGGGCACCACCCCCGCCGAGGTCGCCTCCTACCTCGTCCACGCCCTCATCACCGACCAGGCCGGCACCGCGGGCCACGACAGCGGACAGGAGCCATGAACGCCGACCCTCGCATCGGACTGACCGTCACCCACCGCCGCTACGTCCCCTACGGCCACGCCCACTACGGCGGCGACCTCGTCGACGGCGCCTATGTGCTGGGCCTGTTCGGCGACGTCGCCACCGAGATGTGCATCCGCACCGACGGCGATGAGGGACTGCTGGCCTCCTATGAGGACGTGCAGTTCAAAGCCCCCGTGCGGGCCGGGGACGTGCTGGAGGCCACCGCCGTCCTCACCGCCGCCGGCCGCCGCAGCCGTAGGCTGGAGTTCACCGCACGGGTGGTGTGCCGGGCCGACCCGGGCCGTGGTCCCTCGGCCGCCCGCGTGCTGCCCGAACCGATCGTGGCCGTCACCGCCACCGGCACCGTCGTGGTGCCGCCCGCGGCCGCCGCCGCGGCGATGTCGTGACCGGCGCCCGCAGGCGATAGCGTTCGGGCCAGCAGTCCTTATCACCAAGGAGTGACGTGGCCCAGGACACCGTGCCGCACGAGCGGCCCGCCGCGCCGTCCCCCCCTGCCGGCGACCGCCCGCCGCGCCGGACCGGTCCCCGCCGGACCGGCTGGAGGCGGACGCCGGCGGCCGTGGCCGGCGGACTGCTGCTGTGGCCGGCGTTCCCCCCGCACGACCTGTGGCCGCTGGCACCCGCCGGCGTCGCCGTCCTCACCCTCGCCCTGCACGGGCTGGGCGTGCGCGCGGCGCTGCTGCCGTCCCTGGCGGCGGGGCTGGCGTTCTTCTTGCCGACGCTGAGCGGGATCATCCCGATCGGCCCGGACGCCTGGGCGGGGCTGAGCCTGGTGCAGGCGCTGTACTTCGTCCCCATGGGGGCGGGGATCGCGCTGGTGACGCGGCTGCCCGGCTGGCCGGTGTGGACGGCGGCGCTGTGGGTGGCCCAAGAGTATGTGCGCGGCCGCGTGCCCTTCGGCGGCTTTCCCTGGGCGCGGCTGGCCTTCAGCCAGACCGACAGCCCCCTGACGGCGTACGCGGCGCTCGGCGGCGCCCCCCTGGTGACCTTCCTGACCGCCCTGACCGGCTCCCTGCTGGCCTGGGCGCTGCTGCGCGGGCCGCTGCCGGCGGCATGGGCCCGCCGCCTGCCCGCCTCCCGCGCCCGGCGCAGCGGACGGGTCATCGCCCCGGCCGCAGCGGCCCTGGCGGCGATCGCGGCGGCCGGGGCGGCGGTGCCGCTGCCGGCCTCCGGCCGGACGGTCACCGTCGCCGTCATCCAGGGGAACGTGCCCCGGCTGGGGCTGGACTTCAACAGCCAGCGCCAGGCCGTGCTGAACAACCACGTGCAGCGCACCCACGAGCTGGCCGAACGGGTCCGCCGGGGCGAGCTGCCCCGCCCCCAGCTGGTGATCTGGCCGGAGAACGCCAGCGACCTGGACCCCTACACCGACCCGGCGGCCCGCGACCTGATCGACGCGGCGGTGCGGGATGTGGGGGTGCCGGTGCTGGTCGGCGCCGTCGTCGACGCCGCCGACGGCGAGCACGTGGAAAACCGCGGCATCGTCTGGGACCCCGTCACCGGTGCCGGCGACCACTACGTCAAACGGCACCCGGTGCCGTTCGGGGAGTACCTTCCCTTCCGCGACGTCCTCACCAAGCTCATCACCCGGTTCGAGCGCATCCCCCGCGACTTCGCCGCCGGGGACCGGCCCGGGCTGCTGCGGCTGGGACCGGCCCGCATCGGAGATGTGATCTGCTTCGAGGTCGCCTACGACGGCCTGGTCCGCGACGTCGCCTCCGCCGAGCTGCTGGTGGTGCAGACCAACAACGCCACCTACGGGCGCACCAGCCTGCCCCCGCAGCAGGCCGCCATGTCCCGGCTGCGGGCCGTCGAGCACGGCCGCACCGTGCTGGTGGCCGCCACCAGCGGCATCAGCACGATCATCGCCCCCGACGGGCGCGTGATCGACCGGTCGGCGGAGTTCGTCCCCGACATCCAGGTCGCCGCCGTCCCCGCGCGGACCGCCGTCACCCTCGCCGACCGGATCGGCGCCCTGCCCGAACAGGTGCTGGCGCTGCTGGCCCTGGCCGCGGTGGGGGCGGCACTGCGCGCCGTCACCCGAACGACCGAAGGAGCGTGACACCATGCAGATCCCGCACGGTCTCGGCCGGGTGCTGGTGATCATCCCCACCTACAACGAACGCGACAACCTCGAGCCGATCGTCGGGCGGGTGCGCACGGCGATGCCCGAGGTGGACGTGCTGGTCGTCGACGACGCCAGCCCCGATGGCACCGGGGAGGTCGCCGACCGCCTGGCCGCGGCCGACGAGCAGGTCAACGTGCTGCACCGGGCCGGAAAGGACGGCCTGGGCGCCGCCTACATCGCCGGTTTCCGCTGGGCGCTGGAACGCGGCTACGACGTGCTGGTGGAGATGGACGCCGACGGCTCCCACCAGCCCGAGGAGCTGCCCGCCCTGCTGGAGGCGCTCACCGAGGCCGACCTGGTGATCGGCGCCCGCTGGATCCCCGGCGGCCGCATCGTCAACTGGCCGCGCTCGCGCGAGGCGATCTCCCGCGGCGCCAACCTCTACACCCGCCTGCTGCTGGGCACCCCGCTGCACGATGCGACCGGCGGGTACCGCGCCTACCGCGCCACCGCCCTGGAGAAGATCAATTTGGATGAGGTCGACTCCCGCGGCTACTGCTTCCAGATCGATCTGGCGGTGCGGGTGCTGCGCGCCGGGCTGCGGGTCAAGGAAGTCCCCATCACCTTCATCGAACGCGAGCACGGCACCAGCAAGATGAGCCGCGACATCATGGCCGAGGCGATGTGGAAGATCACCCGCTGGGGGTTGCAGAGCCGCCTGGAACGCGTCCGCAAGAACCCCTGAAGGCCCCGGAGTGCCGGAACGAACCCGGCCGCCGCGGCGTTATCCCAGCAGACCCTTGCCGCCGACCGCAAAACCGGATGCCATGCCGCCGCTGTTGATGTTCCTTGCGCTTCTGCTGCTGCCCGCCGCGGAGCTTTACACCGTCGTCCGCGTGGGCGAGGTGATCGGGGGACTGCCGACCGCCGCGCTGCTGCTGGCGGCGACCGTGGCGGGGGCGCAGATCGTGCGCGGCCAGGGCCGTCGCGCCGGACGGGTCCTGCAGCAGGCCCTGCAGCAGGGCGTGCCGCCGGGCCGTCACCTGGCCGATGCCGCGCTGCTGCTGATCGGCGGGGTGCTGCTGCTGATCCCCGGTTTCCTCACCGACCTGCTCGGCCTGGTGTTCGTGCTGCCCTTCACCCGCCCTGCGGCCGGGCGGCTGCTGGCCCGCTACGCCGCCCACCGGCTGCGCGCAGCCGAACGCCGCGCCGCCGCCGGGCCGTTCCCCCCGCCCGCCGCCGGCCGGGCAGAGGGTCCTCCGCCCACCGTGACCGTCATCCGCGGGGAGATCGTCGACGACTGACGCCCGCCCCCCGGGGGCGCCTTGGGGGCCTGG contains these protein-coding regions:
- the lnt gene encoding apolipoprotein N-acyltransferase, translated to MAQDTVPHERPAAPSPPAGDRPPRRTGPRRTGWRRTPAAVAGGLLLWPAFPPHDLWPLAPAGVAVLTLALHGLGVRAALLPSLAAGLAFFLPTLSGIIPIGPDAWAGLSLVQALYFVPMGAGIALVTRLPGWPVWTAALWVAQEYVRGRVPFGGFPWARLAFSQTDSPLTAYAALGGAPLVTFLTALTGSLLAWALLRGPLPAAWARRLPASRARRSGRVIAPAAAALAAIAAAGAAVPLPASGRTVTVAVIQGNVPRLGLDFNSQRQAVLNNHVQRTHELAERVRRGELPRPQLVIWPENASDLDPYTDPAARDLIDAAVRDVGVPVLVGAVVDAADGEHVENRGIVWDPVTGAGDHYVKRHPVPFGEYLPFRDVLTKLITRFERIPRDFAAGDRPGLLRLGPARIGDVICFEVAYDGLVRDVASAELLVVQTNNATYGRTSLPPQQAAMSRLRAVEHGRTVLVAATSGISTIIAPDGRVIDRSAEFVPDIQVAAVPARTAVTLADRIGALPEQVLALLALAAVGAALRAVTRTTEGA
- a CDS encoding polyprenol monophosphomannose synthase; this translates as MQIPHGLGRVLVIIPTYNERDNLEPIVGRVRTAMPEVDVLVVDDASPDGTGEVADRLAAADEQVNVLHRAGKDGLGAAYIAGFRWALERGYDVLVEMDADGSHQPEELPALLEALTEADLVIGARWIPGGRIVNWPRSREAISRGANLYTRLLLGTPLHDATGGYRAYRATALEKINLDEVDSRGYCFQIDLAVRVLRAGLRVKEVPITFIEREHGTSKMSRDIMAEAMWKITRWGLQSRLERVRKNP
- a CDS encoding FxsA family protein; protein product: MFLALLLLPAAELYTVVRVGEVIGGLPTAALLLAATVAGAQIVRGQGRRAGRVLQQALQQGVPPGRHLADAALLLIGGVLLLIPGFLTDLLGLVFVLPFTRPAAGRLLARYAAHRLRAAERRAAAGPFPPPAAGRAEGPPPTVTVIRGEIVDD
- a CDS encoding OAM dimerization domain-containing protein, translating into MTTATPAQPIRPYGDTTGDGMVQVSFTLPVPHGRRAEAAALQLAAAMGLQPASVVHSKAMGPDFTFFIIYGRVRHVIDYAAIPEPEGRRYPLLTASEVNLAIRSALGRRLVVVGACIGTDAHTVGIDAILNVKGFAGEKGLEYYREIHVINMGAQVPVEDLVARAVAERADAVLVSQVVTQREAHLHNTRHMAQAFRRAYPDAHGPGRGRPLLVVGGPRFDTVTPDQLGVDAIFGKGTTPAEVASYLVHALITDQAGTAGHDSGQEP
- a CDS encoding hotdog fold domain-containing protein codes for the protein MNADPRIGLTVTHRRYVPYGHAHYGGDLVDGAYVLGLFGDVATEMCIRTDGDEGLLASYEDVQFKAPVRAGDVLEATAVLTAAGRRSRRLEFTARVVCRADPGRGPSAARVLPEPIVAVTATGTVVVPPAAAAAAMS